One Pseudomonas fluorescens genomic region harbors:
- a CDS encoding TolC family outer membrane protein, with the protein MLRKLSLAVAVSCASNAMAWAAEAPLSTKTDLVSVYQEAVDNNADLAAARAQYGAQKEVVPQARAGLLPNLSGGAETADVRTSIDQPSATANRSAHSYQATLAQPLFRADRWFQYQAAKDVNEQAALQLSATEQNLILQSAESYFNVLRSQDNLASTKAEEAAFKRQLDQSNERFDVGLSDKTDVLQSQASYDTARANRIVAQRQVDDAFEALITLTNRQYNAIQGIVHTLPILPPAPNDAKSWVDTAARQNLNLLASNYAVSSAEQTLKQRKAGHLPTLDAVARYEKGDNDALGFGNPNSFGAPYGGNVEQSTLGLQLSIPIYSGGLTSSQVRQSYAQLDQSEQQRESLRRQVVENTRNLHRAVNTDVEQVQARRQSIISNQSAVEATEIGYQVGTRNIVDVLDAQRQLYTSVRNYNNTRYDYILDNLRLKQAAGTLNPGDLEDLRRYLKADYNPDKDFLPPDLASAAEAQLKARP; encoded by the coding sequence ATGCTGCGCAAACTTTCACTGGCTGTTGCCGTGTCTTGTGCGTCCAACGCAATGGCCTGGGCAGCCGAAGCGCCCTTGTCGACCAAAACCGATCTGGTCAGCGTCTATCAGGAAGCGGTCGACAACAACGCTGATCTGGCGGCGGCTCGCGCGCAGTACGGCGCGCAGAAAGAAGTCGTGCCGCAGGCCCGCGCCGGTTTGCTGCCGAACCTGTCCGGCGGCGCCGAAACCGCCGACGTGCGCACCTCGATCGATCAGCCATCGGCCACCGCCAATCGCAGCGCGCACTCCTATCAGGCGACGCTGGCGCAGCCATTGTTCCGCGCCGATCGTTGGTTCCAGTACCAGGCCGCCAAGGACGTCAACGAACAAGCCGCGCTGCAACTCTCGGCGACCGAGCAGAATCTGATCCTGCAATCCGCTGAAAGCTATTTCAATGTGCTGCGCAGCCAGGACAACCTCGCCTCGACCAAGGCTGAAGAAGCCGCGTTCAAGCGCCAGCTCGACCAGTCTAACGAACGCTTCGACGTCGGCCTGTCGGACAAGACCGACGTGCTGCAATCGCAAGCGAGCTACGACACCGCGCGAGCCAACCGCATCGTCGCGCAGCGTCAGGTCGATGACGCGTTCGAAGCGCTGATCACCCTGACCAACCGTCAATACAACGCGATTCAGGGCATCGTTCACACGCTGCCGATCCTGCCGCCGGCACCGAACGATGCAAAATCCTGGGTCGATACGGCGGCGCGACAGAACCTCAACCTGCTCGCCAGCAACTATGCGGTCAGCTCCGCCGAACAGACCCTGAAACAGCGCAAGGCCGGCCACTTGCCGACCCTCGACGCTGTGGCCAGATATGAAAAAGGTGACAACGATGCCCTCGGTTTCGGTAACCCGAACTCGTTCGGCGCGCCTTATGGTGGCAATGTCGAACAGAGCACGCTCGGCCTGCAATTGAGCATTCCGATCTACAGCGGCGGGCTGACCAGTTCGCAAGTGCGCCAGTCTTATGCGCAACTGGACCAGAGCGAGCAGCAACGCGAATCCCTGCGTCGGCAGGTCGTCGAAAACACCCGCAATCTGCACCGCGCGGTTAACACCGACGTCGAGCAGGTGCAGGCGCGCCGGCAATCGATCATCTCCAACCAGAGCGCGGTGGAAGCCACGGAAATCGGTTATCAGGTCGGCACGCGCAACATCGTTGACGTACTTGATGCGCAGCGTCAGCTGTACACCTCGGTGCGCAATTACAACAACACGCGTTACGACTACATTCTCGACAATTTGCGCCTGAAGCAGGCGGCGGGGACGTTGAACCCGGGAGATCTGGAGGATCTGCGGCGGTATCTGAAAGCCGACTACAACCCGGACAAGGATTTCCTGCCGCCGGATCTGGCGTCCGCGGCCGAAGCGCAGCTCAAAGCCCGACCTTAA
- the thiC gene encoding phosphomethylpyrimidine synthase ThiC, whose amino-acid sequence MTTKENNAINLSDSAKVDEQSVKPFTRSQKVYVQGSRPDIRVPMREITLDVTPTDFGGEINAPVTVYDTSGPYTDPNVIIDVRKGLADVRSAWIDDRGDTERLAGLSSNFGRERLADPELTKLRFAHVNNPRRAKAGHNVTQMHYARQGIITPEMEFVAIRENMKLEVARAAGLLDQQHPGHSFGASVPKIITPEFVREEIARGRAIIPANINHTELEPMIIGRNFLVKINGNIGNSALGSSIEEEVAKLTWGIRWGADNIMDLSTGKHIHETREWIIRNSPVPIGTVPIYQALEKVGGAAEDLTWELFRDTLIEQAEQGVDYFTIHAGVLLRYVPLTAKRVTGIVSRGGSIMAKWCLAHHKENFAYTHFEEICEIMKAYDVSFSLGDGLRPGSIADANDAAQFGELETLGELTKIAWKHDVQTMIEGPGHVPMQLIKENMDKQLECCDEAPFYTLGPLTTDIAPGYDHITSGIGAAMIGWFGCAMLCYVTPKEHLGLPNKDDVKTGIITYKIAAHAADLAKGHPGAQIRDNALSKARFEFRWEDQFNLGLDPDTARSYHDETLPKDSAKVAHFCSMCGPKFCSMKITQEVREYAANQRIEAVDVDIAQGLAEQAERFKKEGSQLYKKV is encoded by the coding sequence ATGACAACAAAAGAAAATAACGCGATCAACCTGAGTGACTCGGCCAAGGTCGACGAGCAGTCGGTCAAACCGTTCACCCGTTCGCAGAAAGTCTACGTTCAGGGCTCGCGCCCGGACATCCGTGTGCCGATGCGCGAAATCACTCTTGATGTGACCCCGACCGACTTCGGCGGCGAGATCAATGCACCGGTGACCGTCTACGACACTTCCGGCCCATACACCGATCCGAATGTCATCATCGATGTGCGTAAAGGTCTGGCCGATGTGCGTTCGGCGTGGATCGACGACCGTGGCGACACCGAGCGCCTCGCCGGTCTGAGTTCCAACTTCGGGCGCGAACGCCTCGCCGATCCCGAGCTGACCAAGCTGCGTTTCGCTCACGTCAACAACCCGCGCCGCGCCAAGGCCGGGCACAACGTCACGCAGATGCATTACGCGCGTCAGGGCATCATCACGCCCGAGATGGAATTCGTCGCCATCCGCGAAAACATGAAGCTGGAAGTTGCCCGTGCCGCTGGCTTGCTCGATCAGCAACACCCCGGCCACAGCTTCGGCGCCAGCGTGCCAAAAATCATTACCCCCGAATTCGTCCGCGAGGAAATTGCCCGCGGTCGCGCGATCATCCCGGCCAACATCAACCACACCGAACTGGAACCGATGATCATCGGCCGTAACTTCCTGGTGAAGATCAACGGCAACATCGGCAACAGCGCACTGGGTTCGTCCATCGAAGAAGAAGTGGCGAAACTGACTTGGGGCATCCGCTGGGGCGCGGACAACATCATGGACTTGTCCACCGGCAAGCACATTCACGAAACCCGCGAGTGGATCATCCGCAACTCGCCAGTGCCGATCGGCACCGTGCCGATTTATCAGGCGCTGGAAAAGGTCGGCGGCGCAGCCGAAGACCTGACCTGGGAATTGTTCCGCGACACGCTGATCGAGCAGGCCGAGCAGGGCGTCGACTACTTCACCATCCACGCCGGCGTGTTGCTGCGCTACGTGCCGCTGACCGCCAAACGCGTGACCGGCATCGTGTCGCGTGGCGGTTCGATCATGGCCAAGTGGTGCCTGGCGCATCACAAGGAAAACTTCGCCTACACGCACTTCGAAGAGATCTGCGAAATCATGAAGGCCTACGACGTCAGCTTCTCGCTGGGCGATGGTCTGCGTCCGGGATCGATTGCCGATGCCAACGATGCTGCCCAGTTCGGTGAGCTGGAAACCCTCGGCGAATTGACCAAGATCGCCTGGAAGCACGACGTGCAAACCATGATCGAAGGCCCTGGCCACGTGCCGATGCAACTGATCAAAGAGAACATGGACAAGCAACTCGAGTGCTGCGACGAGGCGCCGTTCTACACCCTCGGCCCGCTGACCACCGATATTGCGCCGGGCTACGACCACATCACTTCAGGCATCGGCGCGGCAATGATCGGCTGGTTCGGTTGCGCGATGCTCTGCTACGTGACGCCGAAGGAACACTTGGGCCTGCCGAACAAGGATGATGTGAAGACCGGGATCATCACTTACAAGATCGCCGCGCATGCCGCGGACCTGGCCAAAGGGCATCCGGGCGCGCAGATTCGCGACAATGCCCTGAGCAAGGCGCGTTTTGAATTCCGCTGGGAAGATCAATTCAACCTCGGCCTGGATCCCGACACCGCGCGTTCGTACCACGACGAAACCCTGCCGAAGGATTCGGCAAAAGTGGCGCACTTCTGTTCCATGTGCGGGCCGAAGTTCTGCTCGATGAAGATCACCCAGGAAGTCCGCGAATACGCGGCCAACCAGCGCATCGAAGCGGTCGACGTGGACATCGCCCAAGGTCTGGCGGAACAGGCCGAGCGATTCAAGAAGGAAGGCAGTCAGCTGTACAAAAAGGTTTGA
- a CDS encoding DUF6708 domain-containing protein, with the protein MSTPVAGSTKKGIFSRNDYLAPLPVPTGEKPCDVLNTIWRKNEVFLDIGNYSVGSAIMVIWVGVMLFLGLAYAFEDPGALILGACIMALPIFWLIQGLLREVPLPIRFNRQRREVYVPRENGEYWIVSWESVTAAATQHSSVSQAGKNTMGLLVIGFDNPDPDATEDNKHFSWGFNCGGGTTAMALWECMRSYMEIGPEAVPESRVGVAPYEETQIGSLIVDLRKGEMLRVMWGVFCIIFLGTYLAEKLQDLKLSHPPELLFPDIIEWSKPLPRNNGPNVPLNWKPLSRCARRNSPIKPSECCSRIGLEHRESTCESAYPGTRRTTRLQRPCSGAPAARCQSAHPLSP; encoded by the coding sequence ATGAGTACGCCAGTGGCAGGCTCCACGAAGAAAGGGATATTTTCGCGTAATGATTATCTGGCCCCATTGCCCGTCCCAACAGGTGAAAAGCCTTGTGATGTACTCAACACCATTTGGCGCAAAAACGAGGTATTTCTCGATATCGGCAACTACAGCGTCGGTTCGGCGATCATGGTGATTTGGGTTGGAGTAATGTTGTTTTTGGGGCTGGCATACGCCTTCGAAGATCCTGGCGCCTTGATCCTGGGGGCGTGCATCATGGCTCTTCCCATTTTTTGGTTGATTCAGGGGCTCCTCCGCGAAGTCCCCTTACCCATACGCTTCAACCGCCAACGGCGCGAAGTCTACGTCCCCCGCGAAAACGGCGAGTACTGGATTGTCTCCTGGGAATCCGTAACAGCCGCTGCCACTCAGCATTCATCAGTCAGTCAGGCCGGCAAAAACACGATGGGGCTGCTGGTCATTGGTTTCGATAACCCCGACCCGGACGCCACGGAAGACAACAAACATTTTTCATGGGGGTTCAATTGCGGCGGCGGTACGACTGCGATGGCTCTGTGGGAATGCATGCGAAGTTACATGGAGATCGGGCCAGAAGCTGTGCCTGAAAGTCGAGTGGGTGTCGCGCCTTACGAAGAAACCCAAATTGGATCGCTCATCGTTGACCTGCGTAAAGGGGAAATGCTGAGGGTCATGTGGGGAGTGTTCTGCATAATTTTTTTGGGCACTTATCTGGCGGAAAAGCTTCAAGACTTGAAGCTTTCCCACCCGCCGGAATTACTTTTTCCCGACATCATCGAATGGTCCAAACCACTCCCCCGGAACAATGGGCCAAACGTTCCCCTGAACTGGAAGCCGCTATCGCGTTGCGCGAGGCGGAACTCGCCAATCAAGCCGAGCGAGTGTTGCTCTCGAATCGGTCTCGAGCATCGTGAGTCAACGTGCGAGTCTGCCTATCCCGGGACACGACGAACTACCCGACTGCAACGTCCGTGTTCCGGCGCACCTGCGGCCCGATGCCAGTCGGCTCATCCGTTATCTCCTTGA